The following proteins come from a genomic window of Nothobranchius furzeri strain GRZ-AD chromosome 1, NfurGRZ-RIMD1, whole genome shotgun sequence:
- the LOC129154852 gene encoding uncharacterized protein has product MGAVPRNRLRARQAERRRLRQLRRDERRMKSAKRCRVMQEAMLKQYNTLLRLRQRRRCILMAILEGSSRRRAIWSLNRCSDWWDNYVPRYTDAQWLQHFRMSEETFMFLCNKLRPALQQKYTFFRECVPLRKIVAIALWKFATGSDYRPISVLFGVGISTVAKCVKDFCAAAEALLLPELIHLPDEGKFREIASYFESRWGLSQCVGAIDGSHIPIIAPRNFHTDYFNRKGWHSLILQAVVDGKGLFWNVFAGLPGSMHDTRVLRLSSIWDLASRGNLFPDHSIQIAGVDFGYCILGESAYPLQDWLLKPFTDTGRLTEQQLLYNKKFSRARVVVENAFGRLKGRWRCLLKRNDCDVSLVRSMILTCCALHNLCESHGEHYDNVWTTETEYPEPVAAPPPPQNTGDVGGRAKRDALMMHLVGQQ; this is encoded by the exons ATGGGGGCGGTCCCCAGAAATCG ACTCCGCGCCAGACAGGCCGAAAGGCGTCGGCTTCGCCAGCTGAGGAGGGATGAGAGGAGGATGAAATCTGCAAAGCGTTGCCGAGTCATGCAGGAAGCCATGCTGAAGCAGTACAACACATTGCTGCGATTACGACAGCGCAGACGATGCATCCTG ATGGCTATTTTGGAAGGCTCCAGCCGCAGACGCGCGATCTGGTCACTCAACCGATGTTCTGACTGGTGGGATAATTACGTGCCTCGTTACACGGACGCGCAGTGGTTGCAGCACTTCAGAATGTCTGAGGAGACGTTCATGTTCCTGTGCAACAAACTGCGGCCAGCATTGCAGCAAAAATACACTTTCTTCCGTGAGTGTGTGcctctgaggaagattgtggctaTTGCCTTGTGGAAATTTGCTACAGGTTCAGATTACAGACCCATCAGTGTTCTGTTTGGTGTTGGCATCTCAACTGTTGCCAAGTGTGTGAAGGACTTTTGTGCTGCTGCAGAAGCATTGCTGTTGCCAGAACTGATTCATTTACCCGATGAGGGTAAATTTCGGGAGATAGCATCCTATTTTGAGAGCAGGTGGGGGTTGTCACAGTGTGTGGGTGCTATTGATGGCTCACACATCCCCATCATAGCACCCAGAAACTTTCACACAGACTATTTCAACCGGAAAGGGTGGCACTCACTCATCTTGCAAGCTGTGGTTGATGGAAAGGGACTGTTTTGGAACGTTTTTGCAGGGCTTCCAGGGAGCATGCACGACACGAGGGTCCTGAGACTTTCCTCCATCTGGGATTTGGCAAGCCGTGGAAATCTCTTCCCTGACCATTCCATCCAAATTGCTGGCGTTGACTTTGGATACTGCATCCTGGGTGAGTCTGCTTACCCGCTGCAAGACTGGCTGCTGAAACCCTTCACAGACACTGGGCGTCTGACAGAGCAGCAACTTCTTTATAACAAGAAGTTCAGCCGGGCACGTGTGGTGGTTGAAAATGCCTTTGGTAGGCTGAAGGGAAGGTGGCGTTGTCTGCTGAAAAGGAATGACTGTGATGTCAGTCTGGTGCGTTCCATGATTCTGACCTGCTGTGCCCTGCATAATCTGTGTGAGAGCCACGGGGAGCATTATGACAATGTGTGGACGACTGAAACAGAATACCCTGAACCTGTGGCTGCACCCCCAccgccacaaaacacaggagatgTGGGAGGGAGAGCAAAGCGTGATGCTCTGATGATGCACCTTGTGGGGCAGCAGTGA